One Akkermansiaceae bacterium genomic region harbors:
- a CDS encoding 3-dehydroquinate synthase, translating to MQGKDFDIRINSTHRIRFTRDAFSVTNRMLIDLLETNGHAKVIVFIDSGVAVAFPGLENQVNDYLERMPGFVSRGTVVQTGGECCKRDSHTLQAAWDKIEDAGIDRHSYVICIGGGAYLDVIGLAAATAHRGIRLVRFPTTTLAQDDSGVGVKNGINAYGKKNFLGTFAVPYAVVNDFSFLHGQPEAERRAGIVEAVKVALVKDAAFFHWIEDHCDKLTGLHPHTLEETVERSALLHAAHIAYGGDPFESGSSRPLDFGHWAAHKMEQLTDFELSHAEAVGVGVALDTIYSWKTGRLGEASAMRVLAVLKKLRLPTWHESLEMQTAEGMRSVFVGLEEFREHLGGELTVLLLRDIGKGEDVHSMDTQLLDECIDWLKLDADITTTA from the coding sequence ATGCAAGGCAAGGATTTCGACATCAGAATCAACAGCACCCACCGGATTCGCTTCACGCGCGATGCCTTTTCGGTGACGAACCGTATGCTCATTGATCTGCTCGAAACCAATGGTCACGCCAAGGTGATTGTTTTTATCGATAGCGGCGTCGCCGTGGCATTCCCCGGGCTGGAGAATCAAGTAAACGACTACCTCGAACGCATGCCCGGCTTTGTGTCGCGCGGCACGGTCGTGCAGACCGGAGGAGAATGCTGCAAACGGGATTCCCACACCCTGCAGGCTGCGTGGGACAAGATCGAAGACGCTGGCATTGACCGGCATTCGTATGTGATCTGCATCGGCGGTGGGGCTTATCTCGATGTCATCGGACTGGCAGCCGCAACCGCCCACCGCGGGATCCGACTGGTCCGTTTTCCAACCACCACACTGGCCCAGGACGACAGCGGAGTGGGCGTTAAAAACGGCATCAACGCCTACGGCAAAAAGAACTTTCTGGGAACCTTCGCCGTGCCCTACGCCGTGGTGAATGATTTCTCATTCCTGCACGGCCAGCCCGAGGCCGAGCGCCGTGCCGGTATTGTCGAGGCGGTCAAGGTTGCCCTCGTCAAGGACGCCGCCTTTTTCCACTGGATTGAGGATCACTGTGACAAACTTACCGGGCTTCATCCGCACACGCTGGAAGAGACGGTGGAACGCTCCGCCCTGCTGCATGCCGCCCACATCGCCTACGGCGGGGATCCGTTTGAGTCGGGCAGTAGCCGACCACTCGATTTCGGTCACTGGGCGGCGCACAAGATGGAGCAGCTCACCGATTTTGAGCTGAGCCATGCCGAGGCTGTTGGTGTGGGGGTGGCCTTGGACACCATTTACTCGTGGAAAACGGGTCGACTCGGTGAGGCCTCTGCGATGCGGGTCCTGGCAGTGCTGAAAAAGCTCCGGCTGCCCACCTGGCACGAGTCGTTGGAAATGCAGACCGCGGAAGGAATGCGCTCCGTGTTTGTGGGACTCGAGGAATTCCGCGAGCATCTCGGTGGCGAACTCACTGTTCTGCTGCTGCGTGATATCGGCAAGGGTGAGGATGTGCACTCGATGGATACCCAGCTGCTCGATGAATGCATCGATTGGCTGAAGCTGGATGCCGATATTACCACCACGGCCTAA
- a CDS encoding zinc transporter ZntB: MSQHALLAYQFDGKGGGRSLTGDSTHQVPDGDGLVWIHMDVNQPETRTWLEGEIAHLDPYIIDALLEEETRPRMIQIKDGAMMILRGVNLNENADPEDMVSIRLWVEKHRVISVRRRRLKAVRDIEESIKAGKGPKDAGHLVCMLLSRLFKRIEPVLTELDETTDDIEESLLESVDVSLREAIIDVRKQAIMFRRYMVPQRDAVDQLRMSDVSWLEDRHRRQLQENYNRVTRYLEDLDAIRERAQIVKDELANILSDRLNKNMYMLSVIAAVFLPLGFLTGLLGINVGGIPGADNEYAFVIFCAFLFGIVAFQIYLFKRLKWF; the protein is encoded by the coding sequence ATGAGCCAACATGCTTTATTAGCCTATCAGTTCGATGGAAAAGGAGGTGGTCGGTCACTCACGGGCGACAGCACGCACCAGGTGCCCGACGGTGATGGGCTGGTCTGGATCCACATGGATGTCAACCAGCCGGAAACACGCACATGGTTGGAAGGGGAGATCGCCCACCTCGATCCCTATATTATCGATGCTTTGTTAGAGGAGGAGACGCGTCCGCGTATGATTCAGATCAAGGATGGCGCGATGATGATTTTAAGGGGGGTGAATTTGAATGAAAATGCCGACCCCGAGGATATGGTTTCGATCCGATTGTGGGTGGAAAAGCATCGTGTTATCAGCGTGCGCCGCCGAAGGCTGAAGGCTGTGCGCGATATTGAGGAAAGTATCAAGGCTGGCAAGGGGCCCAAGGATGCCGGGCATCTTGTCTGCATGTTGCTATCACGCTTGTTCAAGCGTATCGAACCCGTGCTCACGGAGCTGGACGAAACGACCGATGATATCGAGGAGTCACTGCTGGAATCCGTCGATGTGTCGTTGCGGGAAGCCATCATTGATGTGCGGAAACAAGCGATTATGTTCCGTAGATACATGGTGCCGCAGCGTGACGCGGTCGACCAGCTCCGCATGTCGGATGTCAGCTGGCTTGAAGACCGGCATCGCCGTCAACTCCAGGAAAACTATAACCGTGTGACCCGTTACCTGGAGGATTTGGATGCTATCCGGGAGAGGGCGCAAATTGTCAAAGACGAGCTGGCCAACATACTTTCTGACAGGCTTAACAAAAACATGTACATGCTCTCGGTGATTGCCGCCGTGTTTTTGCCTCTCGGGTTTCTAACAGGTTTGTTGGGGATAAATGTCGGGGGCATTCCCGGGGCTGACAACGAATACGCTTTTGTGATTTTCTGCGCCTTCCTGTTTGGCATCGTCGCGTTCCAAATCTACCTGTTCAAGCGGCTGAAGTGGTTTTAG
- a CDS encoding ribonuclease HIII — protein MSLASYTMPIRPADVATIRAILEEGGFEFKTKPYTCFSAKKGKLNVTVYEKGPKVLVQGKETEDFVKFTLEPLVLGEARLGYEEVNEPEMFEPHIGVDESGKGDFFGPLVIAGAYTDASSTRALLDAGVMDSKRITSAARIARLAETIRATRGVKYEVVSIGPERYNEMYGSFRNLNRLLAWGHARVIRSLAEKVPACPRALSDQFARKEVLEKELARHGVKIDLQQRTKGESDVAVAAASILARERFVQWISSASEKSGVTIPLGAGPHVLGAARELIAVHGDEILPKVAKMHFKTAKEV, from the coding sequence ATGAGTCTAGCAAGTTATACCATGCCTATCAGGCCGGCGGATGTGGCTACGATCCGGGCCATCCTTGAAGAAGGGGGCTTTGAATTCAAAACCAAACCCTATACCTGTTTCTCTGCGAAAAAAGGAAAGCTGAACGTCACCGTTTATGAAAAAGGCCCCAAGGTTTTAGTCCAGGGGAAGGAGACGGAGGACTTTGTGAAGTTTACGTTAGAACCCCTTGTGTTAGGTGAGGCGAGGCTCGGGTATGAGGAGGTCAACGAGCCTGAAATGTTTGAACCGCATATCGGCGTTGATGAGAGTGGCAAAGGGGACTTTTTCGGCCCCCTGGTCATTGCAGGTGCCTACACCGATGCCTCATCGACCCGTGCGTTATTGGACGCCGGTGTGATGGACAGCAAACGCATCACCAGTGCGGCCAGGATTGCCAGGCTGGCGGAAACGATCCGCGCCACACGCGGTGTGAAGTATGAAGTGGTGAGCATTGGCCCCGAGCGCTACAACGAGATGTATGGCTCGTTTAGGAATTTGAACCGGCTACTGGCATGGGGCCACGCCCGGGTGATCCGCAGTCTAGCCGAAAAGGTGCCCGCTTGCCCCCGGGCACTCAGTGACCAGTTTGCCCGCAAGGAGGTATTGGAAAAAGAGCTTGCGCGTCACGGGGTCAAAATTGACCTGCAACAGCGGACCAAAGGCGAAAGTGATGTCGCCGTTGCCGCCGCCTCCATCCTAGCCCGGGAGCGTTTTGTCCAGTGGATCAGCTCAGCCAGTGAAAAATCCGGGGTCACGATCCCTCTCGGTGCCGGCCCCCACGTCCTTGGTGCCGCCCGCGAACTCATCGCTGTGCATGGCGATGAGATTCTGCCCAAGGTAGCCAAGATGCATTTCAAGACGGCAAAGGAGGTCTAA
- a CDS encoding aminotransferase class IV, whose amino-acid sequence MSETPTVWMNGELMSADEVRVSPFDLGLTVGLGVFETMCAYRGRVFAYDRHHSRLMESAGILGLATPSQEVIKKAMTWVIAANDLASGRARVRVSVTGGVNPLHGGGAEGSVIITAVHQAEPAGMAKLVVGQHGCDESSTMAGIKSASYACHVMAYRQAIEAGADEALVLNSRGIVAEGAMSNLFVVKEGKVKTPSLSSGCLAGVTRAWVIELCEKEGIPCHESVLGEADVREADEIFITSSTREVQPARMLNDDREAAGPVTAQLAAAYKTLVKQQLGI is encoded by the coding sequence ATGAGCGAGACCCCTACAGTGTGGATGAATGGCGAGCTGATGTCTGCGGATGAGGTGCGGGTGTCGCCTTTTGACCTGGGACTCACCGTGGGCCTGGGTGTGTTCGAAACCATGTGTGCCTACCGGGGCAGGGTATTCGCCTACGACAGGCATCACAGTCGGCTTATGGAATCAGCCGGGATTCTAGGACTGGCCACACCTTCCCAGGAGGTGATTAAAAAAGCCATGACCTGGGTTATCGCTGCAAATGACCTGGCCTCCGGTCGTGCCAGGGTCAGGGTTTCGGTCACAGGCGGAGTCAATCCTCTCCATGGGGGCGGCGCGGAGGGAAGTGTGATCATCACCGCAGTGCATCAGGCCGAGCCCGCCGGGATGGCAAAGTTGGTAGTGGGTCAGCATGGCTGTGATGAAAGCTCCACCATGGCCGGGATAAAATCCGCCTCCTACGCATGCCATGTGATGGCATACAGGCAGGCGATCGAGGCCGGTGCCGACGAAGCACTGGTTCTAAACTCACGGGGGATCGTTGCTGAAGGGGCGATGTCGAATCTGTTTGTGGTGAAGGAAGGAAAGGTAAAAACGCCATCGCTTTCCAGTGGTTGTCTGGCGGGGGTGACGAGGGCATGGGTAATCGAACTCTGTGAAAAAGAAGGCATTCCCTGTCACGAATCCGTGCTCGGTGAGGCCGATGTCAGGGAGGCTGATGAGATATTCATCACCAGCTCGACGCGCGAAGTCCAGCCCGCCAGGATGCTCAATGACGACCGTGAGGCAGCGGGGCCGGTGACGGCGCAACTCGCGGCTGCTTACAAAACCCTGGTGAAACAACAATTGGGGATATGA
- a CDS encoding aspartate aminotransferase family protein, with protein MLPLLRTAIPGPQSLALAAELNRYECRNVTYTTDDWPVFWQRADRANVWDVDGNCFLDLTSAFGVAGLGHGWSAEAMRKQSAELVHGMGDVHPTALKVEVCKQLSAMTFERWGEGVGKTTLSNSGFEAVETAMKTALLATGKSGILSFENAYHGLGYGALLGGGFDKFREPFEDQMAPVRNTLDFPTRDEDLKRLAGQLQAFDAGNIGAILVEPIQGRGGEVVPPDGFLTMLKHWCAKNGALLIFDEIFTGLNRTGKLFACDWEGVVPDIICIGKAMSGGYPISACVGKSQVMDAWPESGGEALHTSTFLGNPVGCAMALASLKKHAEPRVLNNVTGLGTLLKELLRGLKSRYVYDVRGRGLMLGVELRHPDGSPAGDIAAQVISDLLKRGVILLAGGPHGNVLGLTPPFVMTDAEATFVVLQLQRALDR; from the coding sequence ATGCTTCCCCTGCTACGCACGGCGATCCCCGGCCCCCAATCGCTCGCACTCGCGGCCGAGCTGAACCGTTATGAGTGCAGAAACGTCACCTACACCACTGACGATTGGCCTGTTTTCTGGCAGCGGGCTGACCGGGCCAACGTCTGGGATGTCGATGGTAATTGTTTCCTTGATCTGACCTCTGCCTTTGGTGTCGCGGGGCTAGGCCACGGCTGGTCGGCGGAGGCGATGCGCAAGCAGTCGGCGGAACTGGTGCACGGCATGGGAGATGTCCATCCCACGGCACTCAAGGTGGAGGTATGCAAACAGTTGTCGGCGATGACCTTTGAGCGTTGGGGTGAAGGGGTCGGCAAAACCACCTTGAGTAACTCGGGTTTTGAAGCTGTGGAGACGGCGATGAAAACCGCGCTGTTAGCCACGGGTAAAAGCGGTATCCTGAGTTTTGAGAATGCATATCACGGTTTGGGATATGGTGCCCTGCTCGGGGGAGGCTTTGATAAATTCCGCGAGCCTTTCGAGGACCAGATGGCACCTGTCAGGAATACCCTGGATTTTCCTACCAGGGATGAGGACTTGAAGCGGCTCGCCGGGCAATTGCAGGCCTTCGATGCTGGCAACATCGGGGCAATCCTTGTGGAGCCAATCCAAGGGCGCGGGGGGGAGGTCGTGCCGCCGGACGGGTTTCTAACCATGCTGAAGCATTGGTGTGCGAAAAATGGAGCCCTGTTGATTTTCGACGAGATTTTTACTGGTCTCAATCGGACAGGTAAGTTGTTTGCCTGCGACTGGGAAGGCGTTGTCCCCGATATCATCTGTATCGGAAAGGCGATGAGTGGAGGCTATCCCATTTCGGCCTGTGTCGGAAAATCCCAGGTGATGGATGCGTGGCCCGAATCCGGGGGCGAGGCATTGCACACCAGTACTTTCCTGGGGAATCCAGTAGGCTGTGCAATGGCTTTGGCCTCATTAAAAAAACATGCAGAACCGAGGGTGTTAAACAATGTGACAGGTCTTGGCACTTTGCTCAAAGAGCTGCTGCGGGGCTTGAAGAGCCGCTATGTTTATGATGTGCGCGGCAGGGGGCTCATGCTTGGGGTGGAACTAAGGCATCCCGACGGTTCGCCAGCCGGTGATATTGCCGCCCAGGTGATCAGCGATCTGTTGAAAAGGGGGGTTATCCTCTTGGCTGGGGGGCCCCATGGTAATGTGTTGGGGTTGACACCGCCGTTTGTGATGACCGACGCCGAGGCCACTTTCGTGGTGCTACAACTTCAGAGAGCTCTTGACCGTTAG
- a CDS encoding mechanosensitive ion channel — protein MNIDIEKISQQVTELGTTHGLKLLSAIVALWIGWKIVNLLCKGLRKWFDKTDFDEALETFIHSLVSMGLKVILIITCAGIAGFPTTSFVAILGAAGLAVGMALSGTLQNFAGGVLILILKPFKVGDFIETQGHSGKVRSIQIFNTVINTGDNKRIILPNGPVATGSLINYSAEDKRRVDFIFGIGYDDNIDQAKSVLRSLIEADPRIDQDPEPFIAVHALADSSVNLVVRVWTNSSDYWGVFFDLNENVKKTFDQEGISFPYPQTDVHLHRTEG, from the coding sequence ATGAATATAGACATCGAAAAAATATCCCAACAAGTCACCGAACTCGGCACCACCCACGGCCTGAAGCTCCTCTCCGCCATCGTCGCCCTATGGATCGGCTGGAAAATCGTCAACCTGCTCTGCAAAGGACTGCGTAAATGGTTTGATAAAACCGATTTCGACGAAGCCCTGGAAACGTTCATCCACAGCCTGGTCTCCATGGGACTCAAGGTGATCCTCATTATCACCTGCGCGGGTATCGCCGGATTCCCCACCACGTCCTTTGTCGCAATCCTCGGCGCCGCCGGTCTTGCGGTCGGCATGGCCCTCTCGGGCACCCTACAGAACTTTGCGGGTGGTGTGCTGATCCTCATCCTCAAGCCATTCAAGGTAGGCGACTTCATTGAGACGCAGGGCCACAGCGGAAAAGTCCGCAGCATCCAGATCTTCAACACCGTGATCAATACCGGTGACAACAAACGGATCATCCTGCCCAACGGCCCTGTGGCAACCGGTTCGCTGATCAACTACTCCGCAGAGGACAAGCGCCGCGTCGACTTTATCTTCGGCATCGGCTACGACGATAACATCGACCAGGCGAAAAGCGTGCTCAGGTCACTGATCGAGGCCGATCCGAGAATTGATCAAGACCCGGAGCCGTTTATTGCAGTCCACGCCCTCGCCGACAGCTCGGTGAACCTGGTCGTGCGCGTCTGGACCAACTCATCCGACTACTGGGGGGTGTTTTTCGACCTTAACGAGAATGTGAAAAAGACCTTCGATCAAGAAGGCATCTCCTTCCCTTATCCACAGACCGACGTGCACCTGCACAGGACCGAAGGGTAA
- a CDS encoding PEP-CTERM sorting domain-containing protein (PEP-CTERM proteins occur, often in large numbers, in the proteomes of bacteria that also encode an exosortase, a predicted intramembrane cysteine proteinase. The presence of a PEP-CTERM domain at a protein's C-terminus predicts cleavage within the sorting domain, followed by covalent anchoring to some some component of the (usually Gram-negative) cell surface. Many PEP-CTERM proteins exhibit an unusual sequence composition that includes large numbers of potential glycosylation sites. Expression of one such protein has been shown restore the ability of a bacterium to form floc, a type of biofilm.), with product MKAIKNLITCTFAAAFLAGDATAQQMSFSDANLVSGTELEAGSSYRFSNVTSGVDAVVTIDALTNTTLLSVDTSSANAIENEAWRPTLAGTGGEGLHYADFTVIFYANGTSNPLAPDSFTTTALGNDLGGTSAGFIMEFAQVAGYTSMIAAEEGIDTITYDDGSSLALASAGSTLLASWNFENKPGYAIRFGWQGGNRDSSGSTFGALMDNTSLSNNSPTGSPAPPMTSVPEPSSVLLFILSIFPLALRRKRP from the coding sequence ATGAAAGCCATCAAGAACCTCATCACCTGCACATTCGCCGCCGCCTTTTTGGCTGGTGACGCCACTGCACAACAAATGTCGTTCTCCGATGCCAACCTTGTCAGCGGGACCGAACTGGAAGCTGGATCATCTTACCGATTCAGTAATGTTACATCAGGCGTGGACGCAGTTGTCACCATCGATGCCCTGACCAACACAACGCTACTCAGTGTGGACACCTCTTCCGCCAACGCTATAGAAAACGAAGCATGGCGGCCGACTTTGGCAGGAACTGGCGGAGAGGGCCTGCACTACGCTGACTTTACTGTGATCTTTTATGCCAACGGCACCAGCAATCCCCTCGCACCGGACAGCTTTACCACCACCGCACTCGGCAATGACCTGGGTGGAACATCAGCTGGCTTCATCATGGAGTTCGCCCAGGTTGCCGGCTATACTTCTATGATCGCTGCTGAAGAAGGGATCGATACCATCACCTATGACGACGGCAGCAGTCTCGCCCTGGCCAGCGCCGGATCCACCTTGCTGGCTTCCTGGAACTTCGAAAACAAACCCGGATACGCGATCCGCTTCGGTTGGCAGGGAGGAAACAGAGACTCCAGCGGAAGCACCTTTGGGGCACTCATGGACAACACCTCACTTTCCAACAACAGCCCTACTGGATCACCCGCCCCCCCCATGACCTCAGTACCGGAACCGTCATCCGTCCTACTCTTCATCCTTTCCATCTTTCCCCTCGCCCTGCGCCGCAAACGGCCGTAA
- a CDS encoding HAD hydrolase-like protein, protein MIHAVIFDLDGTLIHSLPGLTASVNRVLENNGLPTHPESSVRRFIGNGIIKLVERAVPDNFDSKKIQPLAKEMSNDYATTWKLGSTPYPGVTETLQTLLDWDIPIAVFSNKPHIFCQQMTDFLFPTITFSSVIGQREGVPVKPDPSGALDLAHSLGVEPGDIAFVGDSTIDLATARNAGMLSIAATWGYHDIPALEAESPDHRIGTMSELLHLFERN, encoded by the coding sequence GTGATACACGCCGTTATATTCGATCTCGACGGGACGCTGATCCACTCGCTTCCAGGCCTCACGGCCTCGGTCAACCGGGTGTTGGAAAACAATGGCCTCCCCACGCATCCAGAAAGCTCGGTTCGCCGCTTCATCGGCAACGGCATCATCAAGCTGGTTGAGCGTGCCGTGCCGGACAACTTCGACTCGAAAAAGATCCAGCCGCTCGCCAAGGAAATGAGCAACGACTACGCGACCACCTGGAAACTGGGGAGCACTCCCTACCCTGGTGTCACAGAAACCCTGCAGACCCTTCTCGACTGGGATATCCCTATCGCGGTCTTCTCGAACAAACCGCATATTTTCTGCCAGCAAATGACCGACTTTCTCTTTCCCACGATCACCTTCAGCTCCGTCATCGGTCAACGCGAAGGGGTGCCGGTCAAACCCGATCCCTCAGGTGCTCTGGACCTCGCGCACTCACTCGGAGTGGAGCCCGGCGATATTGCCTTCGTGGGCGACTCCACCATCGATCTCGCCACGGCCCGGAACGCGGGGATGCTTTCCATCGCTGCCACCTGGGGCTATCATGACATCCCGGCCCTGGAAGCTGAATCACCCGATCACCGCATTGGCACCATGAGTGAACTTCTCCATCTATTTGAACGCAACTAA
- a CDS encoding POT family MFS transporter — protein sequence MSYKTSPSDTKGMPAGIPHIVGNEAAERFSFYGMKAVLAVFMVKYLHLMNDSPGTAMSEAQATENIHLWVGWVYLTPFLGALLADIFLGKYRTIISLSMVYCGGHAALAFMGVQGDARWWLTAGLALIALGSGGIKPCVSAHVGDQFGVGNAQLLPKVFNWFYFSINLGAMLSMMLTPWLMEWYGPHLAFGVPGILMALATLVFWIGRKKFIHVPAGGMRFLQELGKKSTWGTLLRLLPLYVFLAMFWALFDQTGSTWIFQAQDMDRNFLGMEWLPSQVQSLNSLFVLTFIPVFAYLLYPAISKIWPLTPLRKIGVGLFIMAAAFTLVSLTQSRIDAGQSPNIGWQVVSYALLTASEVMVSIVALEFAYTQAPRTMKSLVMCFYLGAVAVGNFFTAGINNWIQIPTIALENQVVHPGYDGKSNTGDDLTIHGNAVISPVYDKLKQSVEGLESIYLAKKELPTSESGGKAMSAISDPWGNPLRYTRLNSLTARISSDGPDKKPATRWDLSVTIEVPETKKERTSSWMDAFRPETPWLERRKKEIGYQDDVKNNEDGGVFQTTYAAGGGTKLEGAAYFWFFTKLMLATAVLFIPYALFYREKTYLQE from the coding sequence ATGTCATACAAAACGTCCCCGTCAGATACAAAGGGAATGCCAGCTGGCATTCCACACATCGTAGGCAATGAAGCCGCTGAGCGGTTTTCATTTTATGGAATGAAAGCGGTGCTCGCTGTTTTCATGGTCAAGTATCTGCACTTGATGAACGATTCTCCGGGCACTGCGATGAGTGAAGCTCAAGCCACGGAAAACATCCACCTCTGGGTCGGATGGGTTTACCTGACACCATTTCTAGGAGCGCTGCTTGCTGACATCTTCCTTGGCAAATACCGCACCATCATTTCGCTATCAATGGTCTACTGCGGGGGACATGCAGCACTGGCGTTCATGGGGGTCCAGGGTGACGCACGCTGGTGGCTTACCGCAGGGCTTGCGCTGATTGCGCTGGGATCGGGCGGCATCAAACCCTGTGTATCGGCACACGTGGGTGATCAATTCGGTGTGGGCAATGCCCAGCTCTTGCCCAAGGTGTTCAACTGGTTTTACTTTTCTATCAATCTGGGCGCCATGCTCTCAATGATGCTCACCCCCTGGCTGATGGAGTGGTATGGACCGCACCTTGCTTTCGGTGTCCCCGGCATCCTGATGGCGCTCGCCACCCTGGTGTTCTGGATCGGCCGAAAAAAATTCATCCACGTGCCGGCCGGCGGCATGCGCTTCCTCCAGGAGCTGGGGAAAAAATCCACCTGGGGCACACTGCTTCGGCTGCTGCCGCTGTATGTTTTCCTCGCGATGTTCTGGGCGCTGTTCGACCAGACCGGCTCGACCTGGATTTTCCAGGCGCAGGACATGGACCGCAACTTCCTCGGCATGGAGTGGCTGCCCTCCCAGGTGCAGTCGCTGAACTCCCTCTTCGTGCTGACATTCATCCCCGTGTTCGCCTATCTCCTCTACCCGGCCATTTCCAAAATCTGGCCACTCACCCCCTTGAGAAAAATCGGCGTCGGCTTGTTCATCATGGCGGCAGCCTTCACACTGGTCTCCCTCACCCAGTCGCGCATCGACGCCGGCCAGTCCCCCAACATCGGCTGGCAGGTCGTCTCCTACGCACTCCTAACAGCCTCCGAGGTCATGGTGTCCATCGTCGCCCTCGAGTTTGCCTACACCCAGGCACCGCGCACGATGAAATCCCTTGTGATGTGCTTTTATCTTGGGGCGGTGGCTGTCGGTAATTTCTTTACAGCGGGTATCAACAATTGGATTCAGATCCCCACGATTGCCCTGGAAAACCAGGTCGTCCACCCTGGCTACGATGGAAAATCCAATACCGGTGACGATCTCACCATCCACGGGAATGCCGTCATTTCCCCCGTCTATGACAAGCTCAAACAATCCGTCGAAGGTCTGGAAAGCATCTACCTCGCCAAAAAAGAACTGCCCACCTCCGAGAGCGGGGGCAAGGCGATGTCCGCCATTTCCGACCCCTGGGGCAACCCGCTGAGATACACCCGGCTTAACTCGCTGACAGCCCGCATTTCCTCCGATGGCCCGGATAAAAAACCGGCGACCCGGTGGGACCTCAGCGTCACCATCGAAGTGCCCGAGACAAAAAAGGAGCGAACCAGCTCATGGATGGATGCGTTCAGACCGGAGACACCCTGGCTTGAACGGCGCAAAAAGGAGATCGGCTATCAGGACGATGTGAAGAACAACGAGGACGGTGGTGTGTTTCAAACCACCTACGCGGCCGGCGGCGGCACCAAGCTGGAGGGCGCGGCCTATTTCTGGTTTTTCACCAAACTCATGCTCGCCACCGCCGTGCTCTTCATCCCCTACGCCCTGTTCTACCGGGAAAAAACCTACCTCCAGGAGTAA
- a CDS encoding TatD family hydrolase — protein sequence MFTDSHCHLASHKFSSNELEDIITRARAHGVTRMVTLATNLDDCPLNLSIAQTYPEVFACTGIHPCDVHETPDDYLPELETYARHPRCVAIGETGLDYFHPAPEGWIDADYHARQRAFLDQHFQLADKLGKNIVIHTRDRTGDASLQDAISIYKQHAHQVRAVFHCFPFSMEAAEPILALGGLISFTGIATFKNAATVIDTATRCPAGSLMVETDSPYLAPVPHRGHRNEPAYTRFTAQAIAEARGESLEEFSAHTETTVNDFYRLGSNPGS from the coding sequence ATGTTCACCGACTCCCACTGCCACCTGGCGTCCCACAAGTTTTCCAGCAACGAACTGGAGGACATCATCACCCGCGCCCGCGCGCACGGCGTGACCCGCATGGTCACGCTCGCCACCAATCTGGACGACTGCCCGCTGAACCTAAGCATTGCACAGACATACCCCGAGGTATTCGCCTGCACCGGCATCCACCCCTGTGATGTGCATGAGACTCCCGATGACTATTTGCCGGAGCTGGAAACATACGCCCGCCACCCACGTTGCGTCGCCATCGGTGAAACCGGGCTTGATTATTTTCATCCGGCACCGGAAGGCTGGATCGATGCAGATTATCACGCGCGCCAGAGAGCATTCCTCGACCAGCATTTTCAACTGGCAGACAAGCTGGGAAAAAACATCGTCATCCACACCCGCGACCGCACAGGTGATGCATCGCTGCAGGATGCGATCAGCATCTACAAACAACACGCCCATCAAGTCCGCGCCGTGTTTCACTGTTTCCCGTTTTCCATGGAAGCAGCAGAACCGATCCTTGCACTCGGCGGGCTGATCTCGTTTACCGGTATCGCGACATTTAAAAATGCAGCCACCGTCATTGACACGGCAACCCGATGCCCTGCCGGATCATTGATGGTGGAGACGGACTCGCCCTATCTTGCGCCAGTTCCACATCGCGGCCACCGCAATGAACCCGCCTATACCCGCTTCACCGCCCAAGCCATCGCCGAGGCCCGCGGCGAGAGCCTGGAGGAATTCTCTGCACACACCGAGACTACCGTAAATGATTTTTACCGTCTTGGCAGCAATCCTGGCAGCTAA